The following DNA comes from Nicotiana sylvestris chromosome 10, ASM39365v2, whole genome shotgun sequence.
TTATTGAATCTGTTAATGCTCTGCGATTCTAGTCATTCTGGCTGCTCTATTGACCAAATCTCTGGAGATAACAGTGAGGTTTTACTTCTGGAAATTTGCTCTGTATTCTAGGCTAGTTATATAGCCTGTGTTTGTATGCTTTCATATCCAGAACATTGTCAGCGATTCATATATAAATCTTCACACTAGCTATTCTTCTTTCGTTTTATTTTACGACTTGTTTTCCTCATCGGGTGTTTGTATTCAATAATGTTGTAACTGCACCACATATTTTACCTTCTGAAGTTCAGGTTTTATCCTTTAAACTTGCATTATAGCGAAGTCCCTTCGAACCGCAAAGATGACATTTCTTTACTCAAGGTTTCCGCGATGCTATATCTTCTTATCCGAACAAACTTTTTGcttatcttttgattttttatgtAGGAAAAATATAAAATCGCACTCCTAACATTGGAATTTAATGAAATTATTTGcattgaaatgaaaaaaaggagTTAGAGCACATCAAATTACCCATAAGTTTTAATTCTTTGTTACACAACCATCCACCTTGCTGTGATATTGATAAGCAGTGCTCCTCCTGGTCTTGGATTAACACACGGTTAAGAGAGCATACAATGACAACCAAGAATAACAGGTATTGATGTAAAGCAAAAATACCAATAAAAAGAAATTTTAATTCACTGTAACCGTTGGACTACAAACGCTTGTTGTGATGTACTTCCTCAAAATATTAATTGAACAAATAACATTTCACTCCTTTTAAGACTGGTTTCAGTTGACAAAATCGGTGCAGCGGCTGGGGATGACAAGGTGTGTGTGAGGATGAGGCGAATTCGCATCTCCGGCGGCGGCAACTCTGCTTTGCTTGGAACATCTTTTCCCTTCTCCAATTACACTAAATGTTCGTTAAAACCCAAATCTTTTCTAAAGCTGTTTCCTTCAACAACAACACCCATCTTCACCACTCTCCATTATCGTTTAATTACGTCGGCTCAACATTCTTCTCCCTCCTCTCATGCTCATCCAACACCTCAAACTGAACTTCTTATATCTTCTGGTAACTACCCTTTACAGAAACAAACATGCATTCACTTATTCTTGTttctgtttgtttgtttgttttatgTATTCACTTTGTTCTGTGTCTTTTTCCATATAGGAGGTGATGGCCCAAATGGGTATCCTATGAAGGACTCAAAAGTGGTTTTGAAAGGAATGAGGTATGCTGAACTTGAGGTATGTGTATATCAGTTGTTGGTGTTGTATCTTAGTTAGCCTtgtataaatttgagtaaagttGCAATCCTGGTAGTTATTTAATCTTCTTTACTTATTTAAAGATTCaaacttgtttttttttttaaattagggTCACTCACGTGGTAAGTGTATTTCGGTTGGTGAGGTCCTAGTGTATATTTTAGTTATCCAGGTTTGTAATTTAGGAAAGTTTTGGCACCAAAGCTTTTCTCTAGTGGTAAGAGCGCAACTTGTGATGTGTGGGTTAGACACACATCACCTGCCACAAACCAAAGCCTAGTATTTAACCGGAGAAGATAGAGGGATGGGCCAATTATCCGACGAGCTTCGAACCGTACCCTCGgttattaaaaaaataagaatgttTGAGGAAAGTTACAAATTGCAATCTTGATAGTGATTTAGTCTTGTTTACGACTTAAGGACTCAAACTTGTTTTGTGTTCTTGAGATTAAGCTCTGTCTTATGGCACGTGTATTAGGGTTGTTTTATTTCGTTGAAATTTCAGGAAAGTTGCAATCTTGATAGGGATTTAGTCCTTTTTAGTATTTACTGCTTAAAGGTTCAAACTTGTTTAGCGTTTTTGAGATTAAGCTCTGTCTCATGGTATTTGTAGTTCGGTTGTTCCTTCCGTTTATTTTAAGTTAACCTTGTGGATTTTTGAGGAAAGTTCCAAGATTGAGAATGTCTTATCTTGTTCTTGGTTTAAGAACCAATCTTGTTTCAGAATTTTGACATTGATTCTACTGTTGAATGCAACTATGGTTACTAATGGTGCTTTGCTTTCCTGTTTAACAGAAATGGGTTCAGTCACATGGTTATAGGCCTGCTCAGGCTCTAATGTTGTGGAAACGTCTTTACGGGAACAACATTAATATTTGGGCGCTGTCacagaaaaataacacaaaattcacaacaattgcaaacaatcaaaaaattgttttatttttggaattttttgggagtaattctcatatagggcaaaaatcacgtgctcagaGGCGCAATGCAGTGAGGAACTAGAAGGTTTATTTGCTTTCCCATGCATTTAGTCTTGCTGTCAAAATTTCTGTGCTGAAAGTGTTGATGATTTTATTGtgtttggaaagaaaagggtTCTGAATTTTTCGCTTGGATCTTCCTTTATATGCACTTTGCAGTGTTTACCTATAACTTTCTAAATTTTCAGTTGTTGATGGTAGTTACAGCTGCCTTTGCTCAATGTTCCATTATCAGGTTTGAATAAAGATTTCAGGAAAATGTTGAGTGAACATGCTGAATTTAAGACGTTAAACTTGAAGGATATTTTGACAGCGTCTGATGGAACTAAAAAGGTGGACATAGCTTGTGCCATATGTAGAATTTGAAATATTTTCATACTTATACTATCTGTGGTGCCATTTGCTTGGTTTAGATTCATCACTTAATGCATAGAACTCACAGGATCTTACAGATGTTATTCAAGTTGGAAGATGGTCTTGTAATAGAAACTGTTGTGATACCTTGTGAGAGCGGCATGAACACCGTCTGTATATCTAGTCAAGTAGGTGGTGCCATGAATTGTCAGTTTTGCTACACTGGCAGGTAAGCTTTTGCATCCTTTTAGCCTTTTGGTTGTTTTTCCAATTTACAGCTCCTGAAGTGGCTCCCTTCATTTAAGTACATGAATCTACTTTGCAGAATGGGTCTGAAGAGAAACTTATCTACATCTGAGATAGTTGAACAGGCTGTTTTAGCTCGGAAGTTATTATCCAGTGAAGTCGGCCCAATTAGCAATGTCGTGTTTATGGTATGTGTATGATATATTGATTTGCTGCACTGAACATGTTCTTATTTTTCTATACGTACCTCCTAAAATGTTACCAGTTTTATCTTTTATTAACTTCTGGAATGCTAAATACTCTTGCTTGATGCAATGTGGCCGGCTTTGCTAATTTTCCAAATCCTAGCCACTTCACTAACATTGCCAAACCCTGCCTTCTTTGCGGCCTTTCCTAGGCCTATTATTCATTTTACTCCCTGTGTTCAACTATGCAACATGGTTGACTGGAGCTAGTCCTTCTCTTCCACACTAATATTACAAAATCTTGCCTGAGATATTGGCTCTATGTTAACAAGATGCCAGAATAAAAGACCTTTCGTCCCTTCTTCCTTAATTCTTTTCCTGTTTTCCTAAACAACCAAgcaagtgtttcttttaaaaaaagtatGATCAAATAACTGACTACAGGGAATAGGAGAACCACTTCACAACATTGAGAATGTCATAAAAGCGGCAGACATATTGGTAGATGAACAAGGGCTGCATTTTAGTCCTCGGAAGGTCACCATTTCTACAAGTGGGCTTGTGCCCCAGCTTAAGCGCTTTCTTCGCGAGTCTAATTGTGCTTTGGCAGTCAGTTTGAATGCTACAACTGATGAGGTATTTCCCTTGAGCAATTTAATTCTTGGGATGAAAATGGATAAACAAATAGCTTCATGTTTTGATTCACACTAATGAAATATTGCAGGTCAGAAGCTGGATCATGCCAATTAATCGCAAATTTAACTTGAACTTGCTTCTTGGAACACTAAGAGAAGAGCTTCAGTCAAAACATAAATACAAAGTTCTGTTTGAGTATGTAATGCTTGCCGGAGTTAATGATAGGTACATACCTTGTTTCATTTCTACAAGAAAAAAACCTAAGTAGTACCTGATATATAGCGATTGACTTACTTTAGTCCCTAGTGTATCTCTTGAACATAAATTGTCCTTTATCTTTGTAAAAAAGGGTCACTTTTGATCCTGTCATTTGGGACACACTTAAACTAACCGAACTATAAAATGGTATCTGGGCaaactaaacaaataaagaaaagacaaaaagcaTATTCTTCTTCAAGCTTTCTACTGAAATATGCTATaatttcttctatttgtttggtGTCAAAATCAGTCTTCCAAATCTTCACCATGGTTGTTTCTTAGGTTACCAGTTGATCCATCAGGAAGAATTTTCCCTCAAATTTTAAACTTAGATCCATTTTTAAAGCTCCCAAAAATATCCAGATATCTAGAATACGAATGCATTCGCATCCACCTTTAACTAAAGATAAGCTGCCAACTTCCGAACACAACAAGACTTTTCTTCAACTTTTTTGCAATTTTTTAACTCGTCACCCCTTCCCTGGTCTTCCAATAGTGACCGACAATTTTGTCAGTTCCGAACTCTCGCCCCTTTCATGTTAGAAATTCTTTGAGTTTCTTTTGAGATTTGAAAACTGCGTGTCTTTTTGATGTTTCCAATTTGTGGTTGAAGAGAAACACGGATGTTGGTTTACTTCCATAGCCCCCTCTCCCCAGCCACATCTTTTTTTTCAGAATCAGTTGGCTTGCTCAATGAAGTAGAATATGAGACTATCTTTGTTTTCTGtatcctttagattctcatggtTGAAATCTTATTGCAGTATTGAGGATGCAAAGACTAATCAATCTTGTCCAGGGTATTCCATGCAAGATTAACCTGATTTCTTTTAACCCTTATTCTGGATCCTTCTTCAAACCTACCAAAAAGGAGAAGATAATTGAGTTCAGAAACATTCTTGCTGAAGCAGGATGTGTTGTGCTTCTGCGATTGAGTAGAGGAGACGATCAAATGGCCGCTTGTGGTCAGCTAGGTAAACCAGGCGAAATCCAAGCTCCCTAGCTCCGAGTGCCTCCTCTGTTTAAAGCAGTACTGGAAGCTGTAGCGTGATTTGGCTGCTATTTTGCATGCATGCTCATTCTGGTCCGTCCAATATGCGACACAGTTTCAATGGTGCATGCCCCCTCTGGAATCCAATCTATTGAATCTAGTCTTGAACATGCTTGTGCTCATGAAATCAACCACTCTTGTCCAAGTTAGAGAGTTTATACACGTACTTATAGGCTATGTAACCTCTATAATTTTGTTTTTAACTCGGATTTTTGAATTTGCAATCCAGCAGGTTACGAGGGTTTGGGGTTAGAAGTagctttttaaattttttgagtGCAAAAATTTAAAGTAGGCAGTCAAACATTATTCCGTTgaagttaaaaaaagaaaaaagaaattgaaatcgTGAGGGTACCATGAGCCATGTTTCCATGGTTCCTCATGACATATGgtttataaatatttttattattaaatcaTTATTACTTAAATGTATATTTTGATCTCAATAATCACGTGTGGTTTGATATAAATATCTTGGGACCACCATATCACTACCAAAACACTCAATTCTCAACTGCCATCAGTAAAACAGGAACCATATAGTCCTTTTCTTGTAGCGTCAATCAACCACATCGATCATTTCTTTCTCCCACGACTTTGCTTTCTTTTTGTAGTTTGTCTTAACCAATACGCAAATAtagagaagttttattttgtgtctcatgcAACTGACATTAATTGTATGAAACTCTtcttgtctcacaaatttgtagATTCCAATCCTACACTTCTGAGTTCACAaaattgtgagacaaaaaagttgcctcatgagacacaaaataaaattttcccgcGAACATCCCTTCCAATGATCCCAAATCTTTTGCTTCCTTATTCCAAGTCATTATTTCTGTCAGCTCCTTTTTCATTTTGTTCTAGTTTTCCCTAATTATAGCATGAGTTTTCTTTCTTAATTTTGAGAGAAGGAAAGAATTTTATATTCAGCACTCACTGATTTAATTAATCCTATTTCGCGTTGCATGTGGCCCATTTAAAAGAGAAATACTCTTGATAAAAACAAAAACTCATTCTTAGAACTCGAATTCTTAAAAAATGCATCCTATTTTTGCCTTTATAACTCAAACTTCTTATTTCATCGTTGAATAACTACTGGAACAACCTGTTGTGCGGAAATAAACTAAAAGAGTAACAATATGAAAACATGAGTAAATTATTTATAGGAAAAACAAGAAAacttttcttatttctttaaGTGTATCCGGTACGACTTATGAGGTCTCGATTAACTAGATAAACACTAAAAGGGTGTCATAAATATGAAATTACTCATTTTgtattataaaaatgaaaacttGTGAGAGTTATGAATATGAAAGGGTAGGAGTTGTTCTTCTTGGAGGCATAAATACCACAGATTAATATATTCATAACCACCCATTATTATGGTTCGAGTCACCAACAAATGCGGATCAAAGAGGATTCAATGGGGAGAGAAATAAAAAAagctttaaaataaaataaaatgaagagCTCGGGTTTGAGACTTAATTATGTGAAAATTGATGGAAAACACTTTTACTTTAGCAAGTCTTATGTGATATAAATTCAAATTAGTCGGAAATTCATGCAGGTATTGAACGGAGAGAAAAAATTCATAGCAGAACCATCCCTTTGTTGTCATTTGAAATGCATTGTCTAACAcgaaaatacaaaagaaaaagtaaataaagtcGAGGTTCTAGCACGCTCTTCCGCCGCGCGTAGActaagaaatttattttatttggcGGCATCACTTCACCACCACTGCAAATATTCCTGTACCTGACGCCTTTCCCTCTCCGCTCTCCCCCCTATAAAAGCAAGCAGAAACGCTAACACAACCAAATTCTCTCAATCGAAACCTTTACACTAAGAACCAAAGTACTATCTCCGGAATTCTCCAGAAGTTTCTACAACAGTATATACCTGAAACAGCTACCAATGGGAGATTGTAACAACGATGACTTCCGGACCTACACCTCCGCCACTTCTTTCGTCGACGATCGGCGATTCTCCAAACACGTTCATGACAATGTCCACGGCAACATCTATCTCGATCGTGTACGGTTTCTAACTCTGCTTTGCTTCTTATCAAAATCGGAGTTCGTTTTTGCTTATCAgaaattttagttcatttttactcttttttgCTTTCGAAATGAACAAATTTGTTTCGGCAATTTAAGTTTCCTTTTCCTGTTTGAGTTGAAATTTCATAGCATATGCTTTCTAATTCCGTTATTCTGCTTTGCATGTTATGATCGTGTTTGCTTTTCAGCACGTTAATTTCTGCTCTTTTTGCTTTTGAAATTAGGTAATTGACTTTATAATTTGAATCTAGAAAGGTTAAGTTTCAAAGCCTATGCTTTCTGATTCCGTTATTCTTCTTCGCATGTTGTAATGCTTATCAAAATCGGAGTACGTGTTTGCTTTTCAGAATACTTATATTTACTTCTTCTGTTTTTGCTTGATTTGATAATTTTATATTTCCTGTTCGAGCGTGAAGTTTCGTAGCGTATGGTTTATAACTCTGTTGTAATGCTTTGCACGCTGTTGTTGTTTCCGAACACGGTGTATATCTTTGCTTTTTCTAAAAGTATACTTAATTTATGCTTTTCAATTGATTCGATGATTTGAAGTGTTTTGCTTTTtagaaaaaaatttaaattatagtattaaatatttttttggcTTCAATTGAAGATATTGAATCGATGATTTGAAGTGTTTTTCTATTCAATTTCCGTGGCTTATAGTTGGTTGTATGCTATGCGTGTACGCCAAAATATGTGTAGTAGTTTGTAAAGAAGGAAACACTTTCCTTTTCTGGTTAGAAAACAGAGGAGCCGCTGATAGTCAAGTCTCTGTTTGGGCCTATAAAGGGCTATTGTTACCATGCTTAGCGTAGCAAGGCATATGGAATAGGGGCTAaatatgtttttattttatttatttctcgCTAAATATGATTACGACCAGTGTGACTATCTCTTTTCATAGTCATAGACACTTATTTAGTGGATAGGTAATTATTTTTTGAGCAATAGTTTTTTCTTCACAAAAAGCTGAAAATAGAGTTTGTTAAAGTAACATAGAGTATATATATGCATGCATGATATATGGTTTCCCTGATATATGCACTTAATTGATTAAGATATCAGATTTACTATATTCTTAGTAATATTTAACAACATTTCTGCTCTTTAATTGCAGCTATCTCTGAAGTTCATTGACACCGAACAATTTCAGAGGCAAGCTTAGTTTGTTTTTTCCTGCTCCAGATATTTTTGATTGGCTGGAAATAATTCCAATTGTGCTTTCTTGTGTATGTTACAGGCTTCGTGATTTGAAGCAGCTAGGTAAGCatattctttatttcttttattcgTTTTAAGTTTTTTTTGTGCATTCGTAAGGCTGATTAGAAAACTCTCTAATGTTTAGGATAATGATTACTGGTGAAATTAAGTTTTTAAAGATTTGCAGTTTTTAAAGATTTGCAAATGTACATCTTTCAGGCTTGTACAATAGAATTGGTTGTGTGCTTACATTTTGTGTTTCAAACGGTTGTTGAACAAATTGCCACTGGTGTATCCACTTTATGTCCTTCTATATTAGGGATTCTTAATAGGTTTCTAAGTATCTGGTATGATAAATTAGCTAAACTTGACTTTCATGGACAATTAGCCGCATGATGGTGCGGGCATCTGGACTACCATTAGCTTGACTCTCTGACTTTGTTATTTTAGTGTCAACTTGCACTTATTTTGAAAGGACAAAATCTTCCGAAGAATATTTTTTTTCAGAGAAAGGCTAAAATAAAGTAAGAAACAAGATTTCTATAGATGGTGCCGTGCACCATCAACTATCATGTGTTTCAGACGACTTCATCATGTCGTCAtctatttttgcacatcataacTGCAAGTTGTCTTTTACTAACCTTCTTTTAGGAAAGGCGGATAGCTAAGTTCTGGTATATTATCAATTAAAGTTACTGTTAGCAATTTGGTTCTTTTGGGTTAACAAATGTCACTTTGATCAAATTGTAAAGCCACTAAACTTATAAAGGAAGATTTGTTTTTTGTTCTGTGTTGATGTTCATATCCGATATAAGTAATGTGGTTAGAACATTTTCAGGAAGTTTATGCGCTCTCTATCATTTGTGAACTTTTTATTTTCGTGGCTTTACCATCATTTGGGACATAAACTTGTAATTTTGACTCGGTCGCAATTTCTCTCCTAGGTCTTACATACATGGTCTATCCTGGGGCTGTGCACTCTCGATTTGAGCAATCCCTAGGGGTCTATTGGTTGGCCAGTGATGCTGTAAACAGACTTAGGACCTGTCAAGTAGGACTATATCGTAATGGCATAATTTACATTATCCCTATATTTGATAAGATCTTTTTGATGGACATGCCATGGCTGTAGGGACGGGAGCTTGGCATTGAATCTTTTGATGTACAGACCGTGAAACTTGCTGGTGAGTGAAATATACCAACTAAGGTTCATTTTTCTCAACAGCATCTGGCCATTGTTCTTACTTGAGTTCATTTAGGATTACTACATGATGTGGGTCAAGGACCATTCAATCACATGTTTGAGCGTGAATTTCTTCCTCGGGTTCGTGACGGCCTTAAGTGGTAATTGTTAATTAAAActtattctctcattttcatcAGTCAGAACTCAAAGATTTGATACAATGAACTTTATTCTACATTTATCATGATATGACTACTTCAATATATAATTCTCTTCAATTTGTTAAAAAAGAGAACTCCTATAGTGCTCCCCTAAGGAGATATTTGGTCCGTTTGGGACTATAAGTATTTCCTAGAACT
Coding sequences within:
- the LOC138868154 gene encoding uncharacterized protein isoform X1, whose amino-acid sequence is MTTKNNRLVSVDKIGAAAGDDKVCVRMRRIRISGGGNSALLGTSFPFSNYTKCSLKPKSFLKLFPSTTTPIFTTLHYRLITSAQHSSPSSHAHPTPQTELLISSGGDGPNGYPMKDSKVVLKGMRYAELEKWVQSHGYRPAQALMLWKRLYGNNINIWALSQKNNTKFTTIANNQKIVLFLEFFGSNSHIGQKSRAQRRNAVRN
- the LOC138868154 gene encoding uncharacterized protein isoform X2, which codes for MTTKNNRLVSVDKIGAAAGDDKVCVRMRRIRISGGGNSALLGTSFPFSNYTKCSLKPKSFLKLFPSTTTPIFTTLHYRLITSAQHSSPSSHAHPTPQTELLISSGDGPNGYPMKDSKVVLKGMRYAELEKWVQSHGYRPAQALMLWKRLYGNNINIWALSQKNNTKFTTIANNQKIVLFLEFFGSNSHIGQKSRAQRRNAVRN
- the LOC138868152 gene encoding LOW QUALITY PROTEIN: uncharacterized protein (The sequence of the model RefSeq protein was modified relative to this genomic sequence to represent the inferred CDS: inserted 2 bases in 1 codon), encoding MHFALQLPLLNVPLSGLNKDFRKMLSEHAEFKTLNLKDILTASDGTKKMLFKLEDGLVIETVVIPCESGMNTVCISSQVGGAMNCQFCYTGRMGLKRNLSTSEIVEQAVLARKLLSSEVGPISNVVFMGIGEPLHNIENVIKAADILVDEQGLHFSPRKVTISTSGLVPQLKRFLRESNCALAVSLNATTDEVRSWIMPINRKFNLNLLLGTLREELQSKHKYKVLFEYVMLAGVNDSIEDAXRLINLVQGIPCKINLISFNPYSGSFFKPTKKEKIIEFRNILAEAGCVVLLRLSRGDDQMAACGQLGKPGEIQAP